In Burkholderia sp. WP9, a genomic segment contains:
- a CDS encoding haloacid dehalogenase type II, protein MSATTTHSPKAVIFDAYGTLFDVHSVIAAAEQMFPGHGDALSQLWRQKQIEYTQLRTLAAPAAAPGAHYRPFWDITLDALRFAAKKLQLTLGRTAEKRLMDEYACLSAFPDAVPALRLLRLSRGESLTSQASASGESASRAHLAILSNGNPQMLDVAVKSAGMTGLFDHVLSVDAVRAYKPSPAAYALGTQTFDAEPREIVFVSSNGWDVAGAAWFGFTTFWLNRQNAPAEELGVTPHGAGGGMTDLLAFLKTLASPGRTSGSGGSRTRHSPGA, encoded by the coding sequence ATGTCGGCCACAACGACACACTCCCCTAAAGCAGTGATTTTCGACGCCTACGGCACGCTCTTCGACGTGCATTCGGTGATCGCTGCCGCGGAGCAGATGTTTCCGGGCCACGGCGATGCGCTCTCGCAACTGTGGCGCCAGAAACAGATCGAATACACGCAGCTGCGCACGCTTGCCGCTCCGGCTGCCGCACCCGGCGCGCACTACCGGCCGTTCTGGGACATCACGCTCGACGCGCTGCGTTTCGCCGCGAAAAAACTCCAGCTCACGCTCGGCCGCACGGCCGAAAAACGTTTGATGGACGAGTATGCGTGCCTGTCCGCTTTCCCCGACGCCGTGCCCGCGTTGCGCCTCTTGCGCCTGTCGCGCGGCGAGTCTTTGACCTCGCAGGCATCCGCCAGCGGCGAATCCGCTTCCCGTGCGCACCTCGCGATTCTCTCGAACGGCAATCCGCAAATGCTCGACGTCGCCGTGAAGAGCGCCGGCATGACGGGCCTGTTCGACCACGTGTTATCCGTCGACGCCGTGCGCGCCTACAAACCCTCGCCTGCCGCTTACGCGCTGGGCACGCAAACCTTCGACGCCGAACCGCGCGAGATCGTCTTCGTGTCGTCGAACGGTTGGGACGTGGCCGGCGCGGCGTGGTTCGGCTTCACGACTTTCTGGCTCAACCGGCAAAACGCACCAGCCGAAGAACTGGGCGTCACGCCGCATGGCGCGGGCGGAGGCATGACCGATCTGCTCGCTTTCCTGAAAACCCTCGCGTCGCCCGGCCGCACCAGCGGCTCCGGCGGCAGCCGCACACGCCACAGCCCTGGCGCGTAA
- a CDS encoding LysR family transcriptional regulator, translating into MDRFKQIETFVTVAAKGSLSAAATAEGVAPAIIGRRIDALEERLGVKLLVRTTRKLTLTFEGSAFLEDCQRIIHDMQNAEASVSAGGVKASGHLRLSAPAGFGRRHVAPLVPSFTVAHPDVSITLDLSDRLVDLVNEGFDCAVRLGELPDSSLVSLKLGENRRVCVASPSYLSRRGAPHSLADLAHHNCLALGASANQQRGWMFQQGDKVVSIKVSGTMECSDGAVLHEWCLEGYGLAWRSWWEVGTDIAAGRLVSVLDEFAAPPIGIHAVFPQRRHLPLRVRLFLDFLKHTYGHPGYWG; encoded by the coding sequence ATGGACCGTTTCAAGCAGATCGAGACTTTCGTGACCGTCGCGGCCAAAGGCAGCCTGTCTGCCGCGGCTACGGCGGAAGGCGTCGCGCCGGCTATCATCGGCCGCCGCATCGACGCGCTCGAAGAGCGCCTCGGCGTCAAATTGCTGGTGCGCACCACGCGCAAGCTCACGCTGACCTTCGAAGGCTCGGCCTTTCTCGAAGACTGCCAGCGCATCATTCACGACATGCAGAACGCGGAAGCCAGCGTGTCGGCGGGCGGCGTCAAGGCGAGCGGCCATCTGCGGCTCTCCGCGCCGGCGGGCTTCGGGCGCCGGCACGTCGCGCCGCTCGTGCCGTCGTTCACGGTCGCCCATCCGGACGTGTCGATCACGCTCGACCTGTCCGACCGCCTCGTCGATCTGGTCAACGAGGGTTTCGATTGCGCGGTGCGTCTCGGCGAATTGCCGGATTCGTCGCTGGTGTCGCTCAAGCTCGGCGAGAACCGCCGCGTCTGCGTGGCGTCGCCGTCGTATCTGAGCCGGCGCGGCGCGCCCCACAGCCTCGCCGACCTCGCGCATCACAACTGTCTCGCGCTCGGCGCGAGCGCCAACCAGCAGCGCGGCTGGATGTTCCAGCAGGGCGACAAGGTGGTGTCGATCAAGGTGTCCGGCACGATGGAATGCTCGGACGGCGCGGTGCTGCACGAGTGGTGTCTCGAAGGCTACGGTCTCGCGTGGCGCTCGTGGTGGGAGGTCGGCACGGATATCGCGGCCGGACGGCTTGTCAGCGTGCTCGACGAATTCGCCGCACCACCCATCGGCATTCATGCGGTGTTTCCGCAGCGCCGCCATTTGCCGTTGCGGGTGAGACTGTTCCTGGATTTTCTCAAGCATACGTACGGGCATCCCGGTTACTGGGGCTGA
- a CDS encoding universal stress protein, giving the protein MFRHILVPTDGSDLSRKAIDGAIDLAQAVNARVTAYACLPQYPYSPFSDVVVEPPSEFLQRSEREARVHLREVEMAARRVGVTVDSRTSVHPAPYLGIIEAAEQGGCDVIFMASHGRRGLGSLLIGSETQRVLTHTKIPVIVYR; this is encoded by the coding sequence ATGTTCAGGCACATCCTGGTTCCGACCGACGGTTCAGACCTGTCACGCAAGGCGATTGACGGCGCCATCGATCTCGCCCAAGCCGTCAACGCGCGCGTGACCGCCTACGCGTGTCTGCCGCAATATCCTTACTCGCCGTTCTCCGACGTGGTGGTCGAGCCGCCCTCCGAATTCCTGCAGCGCAGCGAGCGCGAAGCGCGGGTGCATCTGCGAGAAGTGGAAATGGCGGCGCGCCGTGTCGGCGTGACCGTCGACAGCCGGACCAGCGTGCACCCGGCGCCGTATCTCGGCATCATCGAAGCCGCGGAGCAGGGCGGCTGCGACGTGATCTTCATGGCGTCGCATGGGCGCCGTGGTCTGGGCAGCCTGCTGATCGGCAGCGAAACGCAGCGGGTGCTCACGCATACCAAGATTCCGGTCATCGTGTATCGCTGA
- the aceA gene encoding isocitrate lyase, with amino-acid sequence MSRQEQARQLQQQWETDPRWKGVKRSYTADDVIRLRGSVQVEHTLAKRGAQKLWESVNNEPFVNSLGALTGNQAMQQVKAGLKAIYLSGWQVAGDANVAGEMYPDQSLYPANSVPLVVKRINNTLTRADQIQWSEGKNPGDEGYVDYFQPIVADAEAGFGGVLNAFELMKAMIEAGAAGVHFEDQLASVKKCGHMGGKVLVPTRENIAKLTAARLAADVSGTPTVLLARTDAEAADLITSDIDDNDKPFLTGERTVEGFYRTKPGLEQAISRGLAYAPYADMIWCETGKPDLEFAKKFADAIHKEYPDQLLSYNCSPSFNWKKNLDDATIAKFQRELGAMGYKFQFITLAGFHALNYSMFNLAHGYARNQMTAFVEMQQAEFAAAEKGFTAVKHQREVGTGYFDAVTQTVEREASTTALHGSTEDEQFFDKRVA; translated from the coding sequence ATGTCCCGTCAAGAACAAGCCAGGCAACTTCAACAGCAATGGGAAACCGATCCGCGCTGGAAAGGCGTGAAGCGCAGCTACACGGCTGACGACGTGATCCGCCTGCGTGGCTCGGTGCAAGTCGAGCACACGCTCGCCAAGCGCGGTGCGCAAAAGCTGTGGGAAAGCGTGAACAACGAGCCGTTCGTCAACTCGCTCGGCGCGCTGACCGGCAACCAGGCCATGCAACAGGTCAAGGCCGGCCTCAAGGCGATCTATCTGTCGGGCTGGCAAGTCGCGGGCGATGCGAACGTCGCCGGTGAAATGTACCCGGACCAGTCACTGTACCCGGCGAACTCGGTGCCGCTCGTCGTGAAACGCATCAACAACACGCTCACCCGCGCTGACCAGATCCAGTGGTCGGAAGGCAAGAATCCGGGCGACGAAGGCTACGTGGACTACTTCCAGCCGATCGTGGCGGATGCGGAAGCCGGCTTCGGCGGCGTGCTGAACGCGTTCGAACTGATGAAGGCGATGATCGAAGCGGGCGCAGCGGGCGTGCACTTCGAAGACCAGTTGGCTTCGGTGAAGAAATGCGGCCACATGGGCGGCAAGGTGCTCGTGCCGACGCGCGAAAACATCGCCAAGCTGACAGCCGCGCGTCTGGCCGCCGACGTCTCCGGCACGCCGACCGTGCTGCTCGCTCGTACCGATGCGGAAGCCGCCGACCTGATTACGTCGGACATCGACGACAACGACAAGCCGTTCCTGACCGGCGAGCGCACGGTGGAAGGTTTCTACCGCACGAAGCCGGGTCTCGAACAGGCGATCTCGCGTGGCCTCGCCTACGCGCCGTACGCCGACATGATCTGGTGCGAAACCGGCAAGCCGGACCTCGAGTTCGCGAAGAAATTCGCTGACGCGATCCACAAGGAATACCCGGATCAACTGCTGTCGTACAACTGCTCGCCGTCGTTCAACTGGAAGAAGAACCTCGACGACGCGACGATCGCCAAGTTCCAGCGCGAACTCGGTGCGATGGGCTACAAGTTCCAGTTCATCACGCTGGCCGGCTTCCACGCGCTGAACTACTCGATGTTCAACCTCGCGCACGGCTATGCCCGCAACCAGATGACGGCCTTCGTCGAAATGCAGCAGGCTGAATTCGCTGCGGCCGAAAAGGGCTTCACCGCGGTCAAGCACCAGCGCGAAGTGGGCACGGGTTACTTCGACGCCGTGACGCAAACGGTCGAACGCGAAGCCTCGACGACCGCGCTGCACGGCTCGACGGAAGACGAACAGTTCTTCGACAAGCGGGTCGCGTAA
- a CDS encoding DEAD/DEAH box helicase: MTSSNTPSSPLNAIADQALGLADAPAQAAAVAAAPEAVAAEAAAPSGPSFASLGLSPDVVSALTAAGYQTPTPVQQRAIPAGIAGRDLLVSSPTGSGKTAAFMLPAIERFSQLQKAQASQPREPRPADGARTRRPQPVARPTMLVLTPTRELAMQVTTAAATYGKHLKRLRTVSILGGVAYGQQLMLLAKNPEILVATPGRLIDHLERGRIDLSQLQILVLDEADRMLDMGFIEDIETIVAATPATRQTMLFSATLDGKIGSLTGRLLKDPERIEIVQRLEQRTNIAQTVHYVDDRDHKDRLLDHLLRGEGLDQAIVFTATKMDADQLAGRLADAGFESAALHGDLPQGARNRTIKALRERRVRVLVATDVAARGIDIPGITHVFNYDLPKFAEDYVHRIGRTGRAGRSGIAVSLVHHAEQGALKRIERFVRTPLPVNVVEGFEPRKSAPSGNGRPGFGGRGRPGGGNGGGRRFGSGSGKPAGNGGGARSGSGSGNGGGWAGKSAGGGSREGGFGGGSREGYGGSRDGGYGARRSDGPRTARRGS; encoded by the coding sequence ATGACTTCGAGCAATACCCCCAGCAGCCCGTTGAACGCCATCGCCGACCAAGCCCTCGGTCTCGCCGACGCACCCGCTCAAGCCGCAGCCGTTGCTGCCGCTCCGGAAGCCGTCGCCGCTGAAGCCGCAGCACCGTCCGGCCCGTCGTTCGCGTCGCTCGGTCTGTCCCCGGACGTCGTCTCTGCCCTGACCGCCGCTGGTTATCAAACCCCGACGCCGGTTCAGCAACGTGCAATCCCCGCCGGCATCGCCGGCCGTGACCTGCTGGTCTCGAGCCCGACCGGTTCGGGCAAGACCGCCGCGTTCATGCTGCCCGCCATCGAGCGTTTCTCGCAATTGCAAAAGGCGCAAGCCAGCCAGCCGCGCGAGCCGCGTCCGGCCGACGGCGCCCGCACGCGCCGCCCGCAACCGGTTGCCCGTCCGACCATGCTGGTTCTGACGCCGACCCGCGAACTCGCGATGCAGGTCACCACCGCTGCCGCCACGTACGGCAAGCACCTGAAGCGTCTGCGCACCGTCAGCATTCTGGGCGGCGTCGCTTACGGCCAGCAATTGATGCTGCTCGCGAAGAACCCGGAAATCCTGGTCGCTACGCCGGGCCGTCTGATCGACCATCTGGAACGCGGCCGTATCGATCTGTCGCAACTGCAGATCCTCGTGCTCGACGAAGCTGACCGCATGCTCGACATGGGCTTCATCGAAGACATCGAAACGATCGTTGCCGCTACGCCGGCTACGCGTCAAACCATGTTGTTCTCGGCCACGCTCGACGGCAAGATCGGTTCGCTGACCGGCCGCCTGCTGAAGGATCCGGAGCGTATCGAGATCGTCCAGCGTCTGGAACAACGTACCAACATCGCGCAAACCGTTCATTACGTCGACGACCGCGATCACAAGGATCGTCTGCTCGACCATCTGCTGCGCGGCGAGGGCCTCGACCAGGCTATCGTCTTCACGGCAACCAAGATGGACGCCGACCAGCTGGCTGGCCGTCTGGCCGACGCCGGTTTCGAATCGGCCGCCCTGCACGGTGACCTGCCGCAAGGCGCGCGTAACCGCACGATCAAAGCCCTGCGCGAGCGCCGTGTGCGCGTGCTGGTGGCCACGGACGTCGCCGCTCGCGGTATCGACATCCCCGGCATCACGCACGTGTTCAACTACGACCTGCCGAAGTTCGCCGAAGACTACGTGCACCGTATCGGCCGTACCGGCCGTGCCGGCCGCTCGGGTATCGCGGTGAGCCTCGTGCATCACGCGGAACAAGGCGCGTTGAAGCGCATCGAGCGCTTCGTGCGCACCCCGCTGCCGGTCAATGTCGTCGAAGGCTTCGAGCCGCGCAAGTCGGCTCCGTCGGGTAACGGCCGTCCTGGCTTTGGCGGCCGCGGCCGTCCGGGCGGCGGCAACGGCGGTGGCCGTCGCTTCGGTAGCGGATCGGGCAAGCCGGCCGGTAACGGCGGCGGTGCGCGCAGCGGCAGCGGCAGCGGCAATGGCGGCGGCTGGGCCGGCAAGTCGGCTGGTGGTGGTTCGCGTGAAGGCGGCTTTGGCGGCGGTTCGCGTGAAGGCTACGGCGGTTCGCGCGACGGCGGCTACGGCGCACGCCGCAGCGACGGCCCGCGTACGGCGCGTCGCGGCAGCTAA
- a CDS encoding acyl-CoA-binding protein — MTDINTQFTQAQEDVKQLPERPGNLTLLRLYALFKQASEGDVHGDKPGFTDIVGKYKYDAWAALKGTAEEAAKQQYVELVVSLKSGASA; from the coding sequence ATGACCGACATCAATACGCAGTTCACCCAGGCTCAGGAAGATGTGAAACAACTGCCGGAGCGCCCGGGCAACCTCACGCTGCTGCGTCTGTACGCCCTCTTCAAACAGGCTAGCGAAGGCGATGTTCACGGCGACAAGCCGGGTTTCACCGACATCGTCGGCAAATACAAGTATGACGCGTGGGCCGCGCTCAAAGGCACGGCGGAGGAAGCCGCGAAGCAGCAATACGTCGAACTGGTCGTATCGCTGAAGAGCGGCGCCTCGGCCTGA
- the tsaB gene encoding tRNA (adenosine(37)-N6)-threonylcarbamoyltransferase complex dimerization subunit type 1 TsaB has product MTQTVLLALDTSTEFCSVALLSVAGHAAGAATGETRAEPRVWMRHEQTGAVSSTRLLPAIRELFDEAGLKLADCDAIAFGSGPGSFTGLRTATGVAQGLAFGLNLPVVPISTLLVCAESARLRDPSAARVLAALDARMDEIYWADYAWDDAQGEWRTVQSASLDAPDRLVLPDVPFTLAGNAAAAFGARLPALAAARSVDGEALPHAVPLAHAALRALRAGRTVPADQAAPEYVRDKVAQTTAERGAEKAEKAARLAHDAAHGEGRQ; this is encoded by the coding sequence ATGACTCAAACTGTGCTCCTCGCCCTCGATACCTCGACCGAATTCTGCTCGGTAGCGCTTCTGTCGGTTGCCGGCCATGCTGCCGGCGCCGCAACTGGAGAGACCCGCGCCGAGCCGCGCGTCTGGATGCGCCACGAGCAAACCGGCGCGGTTTCCAGCACGCGCCTGCTCCCCGCCATTCGCGAACTGTTCGACGAAGCCGGCCTGAAACTGGCGGACTGCGACGCTATCGCTTTCGGCTCCGGTCCGGGCTCGTTCACTGGTCTGCGTACGGCGACCGGCGTCGCCCAAGGTCTTGCATTCGGCCTGAACCTGCCGGTCGTGCCGATCAGCACGCTGCTTGTCTGCGCTGAAAGCGCCCGCCTGCGCGATCCGTCGGCCGCGCGGGTGCTCGCCGCGCTCGACGCCCGCATGGACGAGATCTACTGGGCCGACTACGCCTGGGACGACGCGCAAGGTGAATGGCGCACCGTGCAGAGCGCTTCGCTCGACGCGCCGGACCGGCTCGTGTTGCCCGACGTCCCGTTCACGCTGGCAGGCAACGCCGCCGCGGCCTTCGGCGCGCGGCTGCCCGCGCTCGCGGCGGCGCGCAGCGTCGACGGCGAAGCGCTGCCGCACGCCGTGCCGCTCGCCCACGCTGCGCTGCGCGCGTTGCGCGCCGGCCGCACGGTGCCCGCCGATCAGGCCGCGCCGGAGTACGTGCGCGACAAGGTTGCGCAGACCACGGCCGAGCGGGGCGCCGAAAAAGCTGAAAAGGCGGCCAGACTCGCGCACGACGCGGCTCACGGCGAGGGCCGGCAATGA
- the rimI gene encoding ribosomal protein S18-alanine N-acetyltransferase, with amino-acid sequence MSGVLLADRYMSPMTEGDLDEVAAIEKIAYEFPWSRGNFGDSLRNGYFGVCLRHVTGTLIGYCVLMPVVDEMHLLNLCVTPAAQGAGAGFALLREAVRITRAEKLDGLLLEVRPSNHRAIRLYERFGFASIGRRKNYYPARHRSREDAIVMRFSFATEGADGAA; translated from the coding sequence ATGAGTGGCGTGTTGCTCGCGGACCGCTATATGTCGCCGATGACCGAGGGCGATCTCGACGAGGTCGCCGCCATCGAAAAGATCGCTTATGAGTTTCCGTGGAGCCGGGGCAATTTCGGCGACTCGCTGCGCAACGGTTACTTCGGCGTCTGTCTGCGCCATGTCACGGGCACCTTGATTGGCTATTGCGTGTTGATGCCGGTGGTCGACGAAATGCATCTGCTCAATCTATGCGTGACGCCCGCGGCGCAAGGCGCCGGCGCCGGCTTCGCGCTGCTGCGCGAAGCCGTGCGGATCACCCGCGCCGAAAAGCTCGACGGCTTGCTGCTCGAAGTGCGGCCGTCGAATCATCGGGCGATCCGGTTGTATGAGCGCTTCGGGTTTGCTTCGATTGGGCGGCGCAAAAATTATTATCCGGCGCGGCATCGCAGCCGGGAGGACGCCATCGTAATGCGTTTCTCGTTTGCCACGGAGGGCGCAGATGGCGCTGCATGA
- a CDS encoding uracil-DNA glycosylase family protein — MALHESVLEEFGLAPLWVRRGMAAAEQPAVVEAQAEGLAGQGTGDVAGSGARRDDAHGLPPAAAPVTRPLETVRAPETAPSAVRFQQTAPSAVRPQQTASSAAGTPETSSFASPAPEPAPSMLRAPASADAAHGEHRVRPAQDAAQAAQERSQMPAETRHPIPQPPPSRMPEPPVFDAPPDDDFAWFDDLPTHAPADARSEAPAPPAIHTLDWDALSERVAACRLCRLCEKRTNTVFGVGDRGADWMLIGEAPGENEDRLGEPFVGQAGKLLDNMLRSLTLARDTNVYIANVIKCRPPGNRNPEPDEVARCEPYLQRQVGLVKPKLIVALGRFAAQSLLKTDASISSLRGRVHEYEGVPVIVTYHPAYLLRSLPDKAKAWADLCLARDTWRAAGGAPSNASK; from the coding sequence ATGGCGCTGCATGAATCGGTACTGGAAGAATTCGGACTCGCGCCGCTTTGGGTGCGTCGCGGAATGGCGGCGGCCGAGCAACCGGCTGTTGTTGAAGCGCAAGCCGAAGGCTTAGCGGGGCAGGGCACTGGCGACGTGGCCGGCTCGGGCGCGCGTCGTGACGATGCGCACGGGTTGCCGCCCGCCGCGGCTCCCGTCACGCGCCCTCTGGAGACTGTGCGTGCGCCGGAAACCGCGCCATCCGCCGTGCGCTTCCAACAAACAGCACCGTCTGCCGTGCGTCCGCAGCAAACCGCGTCATCCGCAGCGGGAACGCCGGAAACCTCGTCGTTCGCGTCGCCTGCGCCTGAACCCGCACCGTCCATGCTACGGGCGCCGGCAAGCGCCGACGCCGCGCACGGCGAACACCGCGTGCGGCCCGCACAAGACGCAGCGCAGGCAGCGCAAGAGCGGTCGCAAATGCCCGCTGAAACGCGTCACCCAATACCCCAGCCGCCGCCATCACGCATGCCCGAGCCGCCGGTTTTCGACGCGCCACCGGACGACGATTTCGCGTGGTTCGACGACCTGCCGACCCACGCGCCCGCGGACGCCCGTAGCGAGGCGCCCGCACCTCCCGCAATCCACACGCTCGACTGGGACGCGCTAAGCGAGCGCGTCGCCGCCTGCCGCCTTTGCCGTCTATGCGAGAAGCGCACGAATACGGTGTTCGGCGTCGGCGACCGCGGTGCTGACTGGATGCTGATCGGCGAAGCGCCGGGTGAGAACGAAGACCGTCTGGGCGAGCCGTTCGTCGGCCAGGCCGGCAAGCTGCTCGACAACATGCTGCGTTCGCTGACGCTCGCGCGCGACACCAACGTGTACATCGCGAACGTGATCAAATGCCGGCCGCCTGGCAACCGCAATCCCGAACCGGACGAAGTCGCGCGTTGCGAGCCGTATTTGCAACGTCAGGTGGGGCTGGTCAAGCCGAAGCTGATCGTCGCGCTGGGCCGCTTTGCGGCGCAAAGTCTGCTGAAAACCGACGCGAGCATTTCGTCGCTGCGTGGCCGCGTGCACGAGTACGAAGGGGTGCCCGTGATCGTCACCTATCATCCCGCGTATCTGCTGCGCAGCCTGCCCGACAAGGCGAAAGCCTGGGCCGACCTGTGCCTCGCGCGCGACACGTGGCGTGCGGCGGGCGGTGCGCCGTCGAACGCGTCGAAGTGA
- a CDS encoding DUF1853 family protein has product MDAASRAALLDTLHDPAVRDLAWLLLSADLLRPQPPVGILANPFDTPQEAQASVAWLRALDDAPEPLHRDLAATRITRLGRYAERLLGWFLQHGPAARLVAAGVPLRRAGVTLGECDFLVQTRRGARLHWELAVKCYLHAGEARAELAAVLPAQSRTQLPRQSPARLSDYVGPNLKDRFDLKLAHVLNHQLPLSAREEFASVGYPGPWTPQMFIKGWLFYRHGETPLDPVELDPAHGRGWWVTRSDWPAFAAGNTQKWRPLPRLEWLAPRRHSADEAQAAGLVFVDAHTLAGQTSHQHGPAMVAAFTEDGAGNLIERSRGFIVPDEWPEQAQNYAREQQRGSGKTGA; this is encoded by the coding sequence ATGGATGCCGCGAGCCGCGCTGCGCTGCTCGACACCTTGCATGATCCCGCCGTGCGCGATCTCGCCTGGTTATTGCTGAGCGCCGATCTGTTGCGCCCGCAACCACCGGTGGGCATCCTGGCGAATCCCTTCGATACGCCGCAGGAAGCGCAGGCGAGCGTCGCGTGGCTGCGCGCGCTCGACGACGCGCCCGAACCCTTGCATCGCGATCTCGCGGCGACGCGCATCACGCGTCTCGGCCGCTATGCCGAACGGCTGCTCGGCTGGTTTCTGCAACATGGGCCGGCGGCGCGACTGGTGGCCGCGGGCGTGCCCTTGCGGCGCGCGGGCGTCACGCTCGGTGAATGCGATTTTCTGGTCCAGACGCGGCGGGGCGCGCGTCTGCATTGGGAACTGGCCGTGAAGTGCTATCTGCACGCCGGCGAAGCACGCGCGGAGTTGGCTGCGGTGTTACCCGCGCAATCACGCACGCAGTTACCCAGACAGTCACCCGCGCGGTTATCCGACTACGTTGGCCCGAATCTGAAAGACCGTTTCGACCTCAAGCTCGCCCATGTGCTGAATCACCAGTTGCCGTTGAGCGCGCGTGAGGAGTTCGCATCGGTCGGCTATCCGGGGCCGTGGACGCCGCAGATGTTCATCAAAGGCTGGCTGTTTTACCGGCACGGCGAAACTCCGCTCGATCCCGTCGAACTCGATCCGGCGCATGGCCGTGGCTGGTGGGTGACGCGCAGCGATTGGCCGGCCTTCGCTGCAGGCAACACGCAAAAGTGGCGGCCTTTGCCGCGGCTGGAATGGCTTGCGCCGCGGCGTCATTCAGCTGACGAGGCGCAGGCCGCAGGATTGGTTTTTGTCGATGCGCACACTCTCGCCGGGCAAACTTCGCATCAGCATGGACCGGCGATGGTCGCCGCGTTCACCGAAGACGGCGCGGGCAACCTGATCGAGCGCTCGCGCGGCTTCATCGTGCCGGACGAGTGGCCCGAGCAGGCACAAAACTACGCGCGCGAGCAGCAGCGGGGAAGCGGAAAGACCGGCGCGTAA
- the thiD gene encoding bifunctional hydroxymethylpyrimidine kinase/phosphomethylpyrimidine kinase produces MTQPIPNVLTIAGSDSGGGAGIQADLKAFSALGAYGASVITALTAQNTRGVTAIHAPDPGFITAQLDAVFDDIRIDAVKIGMLANAPIARAVADALRRHKPKHIVLDTVMISKSNHALLLPDAVAAVRDELLPLADLLTPNLPEAAALLGVPAATDEAGMVEQGEALRALGARAVLMKGGHLSATDSPDWLVQESGTLRLGGPRVPVKNTHGTGCTLSSAIAALIPQRGDLASAVADAKQYLTGALQASDRLDVGSGVGPVHHFYRWW; encoded by the coding sequence ATGACTCAACCGATTCCCAATGTGCTGACGATCGCCGGTTCCGATTCCGGCGGCGGCGCCGGTATTCAGGCCGACCTGAAGGCTTTCTCGGCGCTCGGCGCGTATGGCGCGAGCGTGATCACCGCGCTCACCGCGCAGAACACGCGCGGCGTCACCGCGATTCACGCGCCGGACCCCGGTTTCATTACCGCGCAACTCGACGCGGTGTTCGACGACATCCGCATCGACGCCGTGAAAATCGGCATGCTGGCGAACGCGCCGATCGCGCGCGCCGTGGCCGACGCGCTGCGCCGGCACAAGCCGAAGCACATCGTGCTCGACACGGTGATGATTTCCAAGAGCAATCACGCGTTGCTGCTGCCCGACGCGGTCGCGGCGGTGCGCGACGAATTGCTGCCGCTCGCCGATCTGCTGACGCCGAATTTGCCGGAAGCCGCCGCGCTGCTCGGCGTGCCGGCCGCGACCGATGAAGCGGGCATGGTCGAGCAAGGCGAAGCGCTGCGCGCGCTCGGTGCGCGTGCGGTGCTGATGAAAGGCGGCCATCTGAGCGCGACGGATAGTCCGGACTGGCTGGTGCAGGAGAGCGGCACGCTGCGTCTGGGCGGCCCGCGCGTGCCGGTGAAGAATACACACGGGACGGGCTGCACGCTGTCGTCGGCGATCGCGGCGCTGATTCCGCAACGCGGCGATCTGGCGAGCGCCGTCGCCGACGCGAAGCAGTATCTGACCGGCGCGCTGCAGGCGAGCGATCGACTCGACGTCGGCAGCGGCGTCGGGCCGGTGCATCATTTTTATCGGTGGTGGTGA